Proteins encoded within one genomic window of Brassica rapa cultivar Chiifu-401-42 chromosome A09, CAAS_Brap_v3.01, whole genome shotgun sequence:
- the LOC103840032 gene encoding F-box protein At4g02760-like: MYIIVVSVSKFLKMKTSDGRDLENTCKDSPLETLILRDCSLEEDVSSGNGLACDGDERTLEPNFPVEKLKEGRSNFELVTEFPSSLERYINDYVLLVKLIRSY; encoded by the exons atgtatatCATCGTGGTCTCTGTTAGCAAGTTTCTCAAGATGAAAACTTCTGATGGTAGGGATTTGGAAAATACTTGCAAAGACAGTCCACTTGAGACTCTAATATTGCGTGACTGTTCTCTAGAGGAG GATGTATCAAGTGGCAACGGTTTAGCATGTGATGGAGATGAAAGAACTTTGGAACCAAA CTTTCCTGTGGAGAAGCTGAAAGAAGGAAGATCAAATTTCGAATTGGTGACAGAATTTCCCTCAAGTCTGGAAAGGTACATCAATGACTATGTGTTGTTAGTTAAGCTTATAAGGAGTTACTAG
- the LOC103840031 gene encoding 40S ribosomal protein S18: protein MSLVANEEFQHILRVLNTNVDGKQKIMFALTSIKGIGRRLANIVCKKADVDMNKRAGELSAAEIDNLMTIVANPKQYKIPDWFLNRQKDYKDGKYSQVVSNALDMKLRDDLERLKKIRNHRGLRHYWGLRVRGQHTKTTGRRGKTVGVSKKR, encoded by the exons ATG TCGCTGGTAGCAAACGAGGAGTTCCAGCACATTCTGCGTGTGCTCAACACCAACGTCGATGGCAAGCAGAAGATTATGTTTGCTCTTACCTCCATCAAGGGTATTGGAAGGAGACTAGCCAACATTGTCTGCAAGAAAGCCGATGTCGACATGAACAAGAG GGCCGGTGAGTTGTCTGCAGCTGAGATCGACAACCTCATGACCATCGTAGCAAACCCGAAGCAGTACAAGATTCCAGACTGGTTCTTGAACAGACAGAAGGACTATAAGGATGGAAAGTACTCCCAGGTTGTTTCCAATGCCCTCGACATGAAGCTCAGGGATGATCTTGAACGCCTCAAGAAGATCAG GAACCACCGTGGGCTGAGGCACTACTGGGGTCTCCGTGTCCGTGGACAACACACCAAGACAACTGGTCGCAGAGGAAAGACTGTTGGTGTCTCTAAGAAGCGTTAA